The following are encoded together in the Robertmurraya sp. FSL R5-0851 genome:
- a CDS encoding transposase: MKRIKHSKEFKLQVIKEAQDTGKNTLVARRYDLNPNMVSRWVREYKDGKFGEVDVAVLPDIDSKELSKENEKLKMLLGEKDLEIAILRDLIKKKNPHLLKSMK, from the coding sequence ATGAAACGAATAAAACATTCTAAAGAATTTAAATTACAAGTCATCAAGGAAGCCCAAGACACAGGGAAGAATACCCTTGTAGCTCGCCGGTATGATCTGAATCCCAATATGGTTAGTCGCTGGGTTCGTGAATACAAAGATGGTAAATTTGGTGAAGTAGATGTGGCTGTGCTGCCAGATATAGACTCCAAAGAATTATCCAAAGAAAATGAAAAACTTAAAATGTTATTAGGTGAAAAAGACCTTGAAATAGCGATCCTGAGGGATCTTATAAAAAAGAAAAACCCTCACTTGCTGAAAAGCATGAAGTAG
- a CDS encoding carbohydrate ABC transporter permease, producing the protein MTKMFSRKALRETGQGYTFMFPALIVLGLFIIGPIFYTIFLSFHKVQLLGNATFDFVAFDNFIRILEDTRAKIALWNTFKYVVIVVPCQTFLALVLAATLNAGLKGQTFFRIVYFLPTLTSSAVLTLIFMWMYNKDGLINNILDFIGLPTYNFLGDPAIALNAIMFMNIWSTAPFFMVIYLAALQDIPESLYEAAKLDGANVLQRFWKITVPNLRPVTSFVVIMGIIGTFQLFDQSYIFSAGSGGPDNSTLTVVLLVYQYAFKTLGTMGYAAALAFLLAFVILIATLLQRKFSKERINPRILDNNSLILSFPQFFIL; encoded by the coding sequence ATGACCAAGATGTTTTCCAGAAAAGCTCTCCGCGAAACAGGACAGGGTTATACCTTTATGTTTCCTGCTTTAATTGTGTTAGGACTTTTTATCATCGGACCAATCTTTTATACTATTTTTCTATCATTTCATAAGGTTCAATTATTAGGAAATGCCACGTTTGATTTTGTTGCATTTGATAATTTTATACGAATCCTGGAGGATACACGGGCAAAAATTGCACTTTGGAACACATTTAAGTACGTTGTCATTGTTGTTCCGTGCCAGACATTTTTAGCGCTAGTATTAGCTGCAACATTAAATGCAGGATTAAAAGGTCAAACATTCTTTCGAATTGTCTACTTTTTACCTACCCTAACATCATCTGCTGTACTTACTTTAATCTTCATGTGGATGTATAACAAAGATGGGTTAATTAATAATATCTTGGATTTCATTGGTCTTCCAACCTATAATTTCTTAGGAGACCCAGCTATTGCCTTGAATGCAATCATGTTTATGAATATATGGTCTACTGCGCCATTTTTTATGGTGATATACTTAGCAGCTCTTCAAGATATTCCAGAATCACTATATGAAGCAGCTAAACTAGATGGAGCCAATGTGCTCCAAAGGTTTTGGAAAATTACCGTTCCTAACTTAAGACCTGTAACATCCTTTGTTGTTATTATGGGCATCATCGGAACGTTTCAGTTATTTGATCAATCGTATATTTTCTCCGCCGGCTCTGGTGGACCGGACAATTCAACTTTAACCGTGGTACTTCTAGTGTACCAATATGCCTTTAAGACGCTCGGAACGATGGGGTACGCAGCAGCGTTAGCATTCCTGTTGGCATTTGTTATTCTAATAGCTACTTTGCTACAACGTAAATTTTCAAAAGAGCGGATTAACCCCCGAATTTTGGACAATAACTCTCTTATTCTTTCATTTCCTCAGTTTTTTATTTTATAG
- a CDS encoding ABC transporter ATP-binding protein produces MENVIVVKELVKSFENKMALKNVNFEVKKGETIGFLGPSGSGKTTTIKILTAQLHPTAGEVMVFGQPIDKLKDPAYMKRIGILTDNSGLYDRLSIYDNLALYCDLYEVDKSRISEVLESVNLIQDMKKRVQNLSKGMKQRVTLARAILHKPDLLFLDEPTSALDPVNTKHIHAGLKKLNKEGTTIFLTTHDMQEAEDLCDRVAFLNNGEIMLLDTPRNVRAQQENSTISLLLKGNRTVVVEKDEEGAKEIYQYMKDGQILTIHSNEPTLGDIFVQLTGRNL; encoded by the coding sequence ATGGAAAATGTTATTGTAGTGAAAGAACTTGTTAAATCATTTGAAAACAAGATGGCTTTAAAAAATGTAAATTTTGAAGTAAAAAAAGGAGAAACAATTGGTTTCTTAGGACCAAGTGGTTCTGGTAAAACGACAACGATTAAAATTTTAACAGCCCAACTTCATCCAACAGCTGGAGAGGTTATGGTGTTCGGTCAACCAATCGATAAATTAAAAGATCCAGCTTACATGAAGAGAATCGGAATCTTAACGGATAATAGTGGTCTTTATGATCGACTTAGTATCTACGATAACCTTGCATTATATTGTGATTTATATGAGGTGGACAAAAGCAGAATCAGCGAGGTTCTTGAATCAGTTAATCTAATACAAGATATGAAGAAACGAGTTCAAAACCTATCAAAAGGGATGAAACAACGGGTTACATTGGCAAGAGCTATCTTACATAAACCAGATCTTCTCTTTTTAGACGAACCAACTTCTGCCTTAGATCCAGTTAATACAAAGCATATTCATGCGGGCTTAAAAAAATTAAATAAAGAAGGGACCACCATTTTTCTAACAACCCATGATATGCAGGAGGCAGAAGACCTTTGTGATCGAGTCGCGTTCTTGAATAACGGAGAGATCATGCTACTTGATACACCTCGAAATGTAAGAGCGCAACAAGAAAATTCAACAATTTCCCTTTTATTAAAAGGAAATCGTACAGTGGTTGTTGAGAAAGACGAAGAAGGAGCAAAGGAAATCTACCAATATATGAAAGATGGGCAGATTTTGACGATTCATTCCAATGAGCCGACACTTGGAGATATTTTCGTACAATTAACAGGGAGGAACCTATAA
- a CDS encoding IS3 family transposase, with protein sequence MQKGYSISKVLKIIGIPRSTYYYQKNYRVEEKKVSEGRPAPGYSIQEDGQKISDEQIKEFLLEEIAGDCYNYGYRKLTKVLRRKYKLKINKKKVYRICKELGILRPQRQKKVSYPRKLARNRIITRSNQLWEADIKYGFIEGEDRFFFVMSIIDVYDRGIITYHMGLSCTGDDVKQTLKRALLKRQQYDELEKPVIRTDNGPQFISHTFEKFCEDSKIEHERIPPRTPNMNAHIESFHRIFEDDCLSRWQFETYTEAYQEVMNFMEFYNERRMHSSILDLSPKEFYQKQDSLVIKEVRV encoded by the coding sequence ATTCAAAAAGGCTACTCGATTTCAAAGGTGCTTAAAATCATAGGTATTCCTCGATCCACATACTACTATCAAAAGAATTATCGTGTTGAGGAGAAAAAAGTAAGTGAGGGACGTCCAGCACCAGGTTATTCGATCCAAGAGGACGGTCAAAAGATATCAGACGAACAGATTAAAGAATTTCTACTAGAAGAGATTGCCGGTGATTGCTATAACTATGGTTATCGCAAACTCACTAAGGTCTTAAGGCGAAAATACAAACTTAAAATTAACAAGAAAAAAGTATACCGGATTTGTAAAGAATTGGGCATCTTACGCCCACAGCGCCAAAAGAAAGTCTCATACCCTAGGAAACTAGCAAGAAATCGCATTATTACAAGATCTAATCAGCTATGGGAAGCTGACATTAAATATGGCTTTATCGAAGGTGAGGATCGCTTTTTCTTTGTCATGTCCATCATCGATGTTTATGACAGGGGCATCATTACCTATCATATGGGATTAAGCTGCACTGGAGATGATGTCAAACAGACACTGAAAAGGGCATTATTAAAACGCCAACAATATGATGAATTGGAAAAACCTGTAATCCGAACAGACAATGGACCGCAGTTTATTTCCCATACTTTTGAAAAGTTTTGTGAAGATTCCAAAATTGAGCACGAAAGAATTCCACCAAGAACACCAAATATGAATGCTCATATTGAGTCTTTCCATCGCATTTTTGAGGACGATTGCCTATCCAGATGGCAGTTTGAAACCTACACAGAAGCATATCAAGAAGTCATGAATTTTATGGAGTTCTACAACGAGAGACGTATGCATTCTAGTATACTAGATTTGTCACCAAAGGAATTCTATCAAAAACAAGATTCATTGGTGATCAAGGAGGTTCGGGTGTAA